The genomic window GCGAGCTGTTCGAACGTCTCAAGCCGGACCAGCGCCTGGGGGGCTTCCTGGTGGGTAGCCACGTGCTGGCGTCGGTGCTGGGACCGGGTGCGTTCGCCATCACCGCGCCCATCGTGGGCGAGAGCAAGGTCGAGGCGGAACACCTGGCGGCCATGCGCGCGTGCCACCGCGGCGGCAGCTTGGCGGGTCTGTGGTCCCCGTTCTGGATCGCCATGGCGCTGTCGTCGCAGTACGTGCCGGGGGTGCCGCTGTGGCAGATCATGACGCTGGGGCTGTCCATGGCGGCGCTGGCGCTGACCGGCTCCCACCTCCTGTTCTCGCGGGAGCGGGGCCTCGGGCTCCTGTGGCGCGCGCTCCGGAGCCTCCAGCCCATCGTCCCGCCGGTGGCGCTCTGCGTCGTGGTGGTGGCGCTGCTCTCCGGCGCCACGGTGCTGTCCACGCTGGAAGCGTTGATCGCGGGCGTGCCGGCGCTGTGCCTCCTGACCCTCTTGCCCAAGGGACGCCGCGCGCTGGGACGGACCCTGGCGCTCACCTACCGCGGTTCAGCCGACATCGGCAACGAGGTGACCATCCTCACCCTGTCGCTGGCCCTTGGCGGCGTGGTGCGGCATGTGTTCGCACAGACCGGCATCATGGAGTGGATGGGCGCCCTCGACCTCCCCGCCATGGCCGTCATCGCCCTGGTCATCGGCGGGGGGACCGTGAGTTCCCTGGTGGGGGTGCACCAGATCGTGTCGCTCACGTTCCTGTTGACCGTGTTGTCGAACCTGCCCTTGCAGGTGGCGGACGTGGTGCTCATGGAGAGCGCCCTGGTGAGCTGGTCCTGCGCCTCCATGGTGGGGCTCTCGGCCATCCTGGTGGCCACCGCTTCCACCATGTTCCGGGTCCCCCCGGAGCGCGTGATCCTGGGCCCCAACCTCGCCTTCGTGGCGCTCTTCGCCACGGGTGCGATCCTGGTGCTAACGGGCGTCAACGCGCTGTTGAGGTAGGCGATTGCGCCGCCGCCGGCTCTTCAGGCGCCGGAAGGCGCAACAGGATGGTCTTGATGTCCCCCTCGACTCGGGTCAACCGGGCGCTGAACCGGCCCTCCAGCCGGTCGAACCGAGCGTCTATCTGCTCGAACCGGGCGTTGAACCGACCCTCCAGCCGGTCGAACCGGGCATTGATCCGGTCGTCCATCCGCTCGAGGCGGTTGTCCATCCGGTCGAACCGGCCATCCATCCGGTCGAACCGGCCATCCATCCGATCGAGGCCGCCCGTCACGTCTGCGTGCACGAGTTCGATGCGCTCGTCCAAGCGCCGGATCTCCGGGACAATCTGGATCTGGATGGTCCACAAGAGCAGTCCCGACAACGACGCTGCCACGGTCATGACGGCGATGATCACGCCAGCGTATTCCTTCAGTTTCTCCATGGCCCGCATTACCTCCTTGTATCCTATGAATAATGGATCGGCCGGTCAACACCTTTCTTTAGCCACGCGACAGCGAGCGGATGGCTTGGCGCGTTGCACACGATATGGAAGACTATTGTGGTGTCCGGTTAATTAGCATAACAATATGCGGAGGATATTTTGTCGTCGGCAAGGCGCGATGACGAGCAGTGGCGGGCACCACGCGAGGAAGACCCCGGGTCAAGGCCCGGGGTGACGCAACGCAGCCGAGGGCGAAAAAGACCCGCGGATTGTTATGCGAATTAACCGGACACCACACTAGGGGCAATCAACCCGACAGGAGCACTGACGCATGTCCAGCCTTGCGAAAGACACCCGGGCGACGCTGATTCCGGCCATCCGGTACCGGGACGCGTCGGCGGCCATCGACTGGCTGTGTGAGGCGTTCGGCTTCGAGCGACAATTGGTGGTGCCGGGCGAGGGCGGGGTTATCCTCCACGCGCAGCTCGTGTTCGGCAACGGCATGTTCATGCTGGGGTCGGCGCGGGATGACGAATTCGGCCGACTGCAGCAGCCCCTGGAGGACACCGGCGCGCCGGTGTCCCAGAGCAACTACGTCATCGTCTCGGACGTGGACGCGCACCACTCCAGGGCGGTGGCCGCGGGCGCCGAGATCGTCATGGCTCCGGAGGATCAGGACTACGGCGGCCGGCTCTACTCATGCCGCGACCCGGAGGGAAACCTGTGGAACTTCGGCAGCTATGATCCGTGGGACGAGGGTGCGTAGGGTGCCGCCTGGATTCCCGCTTGCCAGCCCCCTCGAGTCGTCATTCCCGCGGAAGCGGGAATCCAGGGGCGGTGGAGGGGCACTACAGGGGCGTTTCTCCGCCGCGCCACCCCTGGATTCCCGCTTCCGCGGGAATGACGTTCCGTTATGTGCGTGCCTCACGAGTTTTGACACAGCCGCTTTCCGCGGGAATGACGTTCCGTTATGTGCGTGCCTCACGAGTTTTGACACAGCCGCTTCCGCGGGAATGACGTTCCGTTGTGGGCGTGCCTCACGAGTTTTGACACAGCCGCTTCCGCGGGAATGACGTTCCGTTATGTGCGTGCCTCACGAGTTTTGACACAGCCGCTTCCGCGGGAATGACGTTCCGTTATGTGCGTGCCTCACGAGTTTTGACACAGCCGCTTCTGCGGGAATGACGTTCCGTTATGTGCGTGCCTCACGAGTTTTGACACAACCGCTTTCGCGGGAATGACGTTCTGTGACGTGGTTACGTAAGGTGTTTTTGACACGGGAATGACGTAAGAGGAAGAAAGGAATAAACCATGAAGGCAATTTTCAAGGCGGTGATGGTGCTCGGATTGTGTACGGTGTTGGGCGGCGGCGTGCTGACGGCGCAGCCGGCGCGGGCGGCGGACGACGCGGTGTCGAAGCACATGGTGGCGCAGGCCATGCTGGCGGCTCATTTCGTCGCGGCCGCGGTCAAGGCGAAGATGAGCGCGGACGAGATCAACGCGGCGCTGGCCGAGGTGGCGGCCGGGTCGGCCATCGCGGAGTTCTGGATCAGCGACGAGACCGGCGCCATCGAGTTCACCAACATTCCGGGCACGGCGTTCAAGTTCCCGACGGATCCGGCGGGCAAGAGCCAGGCGGCGCCTTTCGCGGCGCTGCTGGACGGCAGCAAGAGCGTGGTGGTTCAGGGGTTCCAGCCGCGTGAGCTGGACAAGAAGGTGTTCAAGTTCGTGGGTGTGGCGGGCGTGGACAAGCGCCGCATCGTCCAGGTGGGCGTGGCCAAGTAAGCAGGACGGGCGCCGCCCTCCGCGGAGCGACCCGTTGTCAGTGGCTCAGAACACCCAGCGCCAGCCGCCGAGGAATGTGACCTCGGGGTCGGCGCCCCTGCGGTGGCCCGGGCGGTGGCTGTACACCGCACCCAGGCGAAGCTCGCCCTTGGGCAGCGGCCGGAGCCACTCGCCGGAGAAGTCCATCTGCCGCCCGCTGGGCGCCAGGCCGGCCGACAGTGCGTCGTACGACACCGCTCCCGCCTTGGTGCGGCTCACGGGCACGGTCATCGATGCCCGGCCGCGCTCCACGCGCAGCGGTTGCGACACGGAGAAGCGCACCGCGCCGGCTCCCGCCAACGCCCGGCTCGCGTGCAGGGCGAACGCGCTGGTGGCCAGCGACGACACCCCGTCCACGAAGCCCCCGCGCGCATCCGGCACGACGATCCCCACCTCCGCGTTGGCGCCGATGCGCCATCCGCCCAGGTCCGTGCGCGCGTCCACTCCCAGGAAGGACGTGTCCGCCGCGAGGCCGCCGAAGCCGCCTTCGCCCACGCTCCCCAGAAGCGTCTTGGGCTCGCCGATCCACCCCGCACGCACGCCCCACGGCGACCCCACGCGCCGCCAGCTCAGTGCCGCTCCCAACGTGGGCCGCTGCCCCGGCAGCCCCTTGGTGGTGAACGCGGCCGCCGACACGCCTCCCCGCGCCGCCAGGGTGGCCTGCACCGCCCCCTCGGCCAGCGACATGTGGCTCCCCAGGACATCCGACGACGCCTCCAGGCGCGTGGCGTGGACACTCAAGGCCGCCATCTCTCCGCCCGGGCCGGCTTGCGCGCCCCCGTGAACGGACTCATCCGCTTCCGCGTACGCCGACACACCCGCGGACTCCTCGCCCGCGCCCCTGTCCGTGCGCCCACGCACCTGCGTGGTGACGCTCTCTCCGCCCACCCGCGACGGGTCCTCCGCCAGGAAACTCCGCAGCCGCGCCGCCACCGACGGCCCGCCGGCGGTTCCGGTGAAGTCCCCCAGCCGGTACCAGAATGGCGCTCCCAGTCGGTCCACCGCCATCACCTCCCGTGACCCCAGCGACCGGCGCAGACCGTCGCCGAAGGCCGTCCCCGGGCTGATGGACGTGGACAGGAGCCGGAAGCCGTTGGCGCCCACGCTCGTCCCCACCGGCACCTCCAGGACGCCCACCGGCGAGGTCGCCGCGCCCAGGTCCATCGAACCTCGGCCGTAGATGGCCGGGTCGGCGTAGAACCCGCTCCGGTCGGCGGTATCGAACAGCCGGGCCACCAGGTCCGTGTTCGACAACTGGTCCCGGAAGAGCTGCTTCATGATGGCGAGCCCGCCCGACACCATGGGGGCGGCGAAGGATGTCCCTCGGAGATTCGCGTAGTCCCGGCTTGAGAAACGGGGACTTATGTTGCCGAAATAGGCGCTACGGATTGCCTCGCCAGGAGCGGCGATGCAGAAGTCCGCGGCGATACCGCAGCGATTGGAGAAGGACGCGATCCGCCCGTCGTTGGGACTCAACGCCACCACCGCGACGGAATGGCCCTGCAACTCTTCGATGCGCGCCGGAATGCCCGGATTGATGTCGACGGAAACCGCGTTGAGCGCGTCGCGCGGGCAGAACTCCACCGTCGCGGAATCGCACGCGTCTCCGTGCGAGTTTCCCGCCGCCCACACGAGGATGACCTTTTCCTCGGAATCCGCCTGCGCCAGGGCGGCGAGGGTCGTCGCATAGTTGTCGCGCAGATCCTCCTCGGTGTAGCCGTCGATCAGACCCTGGTAGCCGAAGCTCAGGTTCAGGATGTCCACCTTCCGGTCGCCGTCCCGCCACGAGAACACCTGCCCGTACAGCGCGGCGTCCTCGGCGTCCACGGTGGGCAGAGCCTCCACCGGCACCGGCCTGTAAACGCCGTCGCCCGACCCCAGGGTGAGGGCGAACACGGCAAGGTCAGCGCCCCAGGCCACGCCGTGGTGACCGATTTCCGAATCGGTCCGTGCCCCCGCCGCCACGCTCGCCACCGCCGTGCCGTGAGACAGGAGGCCGGCCTCGGACAGGGTCTCGTCGATCGCGCCGGGCGTGAATTCCTCGGTGACCTTCCTGTTGTCGTTGCCCGCGATCGACGGGTGCTCCAGGTCGATGCCCGTGTCCAGGACGCCAATGGTCACCCCGGCGCCGGGCTCGACGTCCGGCCCCATCAGCACGCTCAGGTTGCCGTAGGCCTCGTCCGCGTTGATGTGGGTCAGTCCCCACTGGTTCCAAAACCCCGTGTGCTCCCGGGACTCCTCGGCGGCAGCTTCCGCGGCCTCGTTGAATTGCTCCAACTCGACGCAGTCGCCGTCGTGGACGGCGACGCACGGCTCCGACGGTAGCGCGGGACTGCCGACCACGCCGCAGCCGGCGAGAGCAACCGGCAGAAGAAGGACGAGCAGTAAGACTTTCCAGGCTGTGACAAAACTCCCGAGGCAACGATCCCCCGAAGAGTCATTCCCGCGAAGGCGGGAATCCAGGGGTGGCGAGGCGGGGAAACGCCCCTGCAGTGCCCCACCCCCACCACCCCTGGATTCCCGCTTTCGCGGGAATGACGTTCCGTAGGGTCCTTGCTTCATGAGTCTTGACACAGCCTGAATCGCGGGATGACGTGACATGGTGAAACCTGTGAGCGAGTTGTGTGTAAGCATGATCCCCTGGTTCAGAATGCCCAGCGCCAGCCGCCGAGGAAGGTCAGCTCGGGCCTGGCGTCCTTGCGGTGGCCCGGACGGTGGCTGTACACCCCACCCAGGCGAAGCTCCCCGTTCGCCAGCGGCCGGCGCCATTCGCCGGAGAAGTCCATCTGCCGGCCGCTGGGCGAAAGGCCCGCCGACAGCGGCTCATACGACACCGCCCCCGCCGTCGTCCGGCTCACCGGCACCGTCAAGGACGCTCGCCCACGCTCCACGCGCAGCGGCTGCGACACCGAAAAACGCACCGCCCCGGCCCCCGCCAGCGCCCGGCCGGCGTGCAGCGCGAACGCGCTGGTGGCCAGCGACGACACCCGGTCCACCCATCCTCCGCCCACGTCCGGCACCACGATCCCAAGCTCCGCGCTGGCGCCGAGCCGCCACCCGCCCAAGTCCGTGTGCGCGTCCACGCCCAGGAAAGAAGTGTCCGCCCGCAAGCCGCCGAAAGCGCCTTCGCCCACGCTCCCCAGGAGCGTCTTGGGCTCACCGATCCAGCCCGCCCGCAGCCCCAGCGGCGACCCTGCCCGCCGCCAGCTCAGCGCCGCTCCCACCGTGGGCCGCTGCCCCGGTTGCCCCTTGGTGGTGAACGCCGCCGCGGACACACCGCTCCGCGCCGCCAGGGTGGCTTGCACCGCACCCTCGGCCAGCGACATGTGGCTGCCCCGGACCTCGGACGACGGCCGCAGGCGAGCGGCGTACAGAGTGATCGGCGCCGTGTCCCCCGCCGGGCCGGCTCCTTCCCGCGCCGTGTGGAGAGGCTCCACCGTGCCGGCCTCTCCCCTTGACGCCGCAACGTTGCCCGTGCGGCTCGCCCACGCCGGGTCGGGCACCAGGAAGCCCCGCAGCCGTGCCGTTACCGACGGCCCGCCCCCGGCATCGGTGAAGTCTCCCAGGCGGTACCAGAACGGCGCTCCCATGCGATCCACCGCCATCACTTCCCGCGACGCGAGAGACCGCTGCAGACCATCCCCGAGGGCCGTTCCCGGGCTGATGGACGTCGAAGAGAGCCGGAAGCCGTTCGCTCCGACGCTCGGTTCCACCGGCACTTCCAGCACGCCCACCGGCGAGGTCGCGGCACCCAGGTCCATCAAGCCCCGCCCGTAGAACGCACGGTCCGCGTAGATGCCGCTGTCGTCGGCGGTCTCCAGCAGCCGGGTCACCAGGTCCGTGTTGGACAACTGGCCACGAAAGACCTGCTTCATCACGGCCAACCCGCCGGATACCATGGCCGTGGCAAATCCGTTCCCCGAACTGACCGTGTAGGCCCGAACGGCCTGTCCCCGAGAGGGTCCGAAATAGGCGAACCGCATGCTCATCGCCGGCGCCGCGATGCAATAGTCGGCGGCAATGCCGCAACGATTCGAAAACCGTGCCAACCCTCCGTCGGCCTGGTTCACTCCCACCACGGCGACGGAATGGCCTCGCAACTCCTCGATGAGCGCGGCGAGCCCGCCCAACACATTGGGCGAAACCGCGTTCAGGAAACCGTACCGGCAGTTGTCCGTCACCGACGGAGCGCACTCACGTCCATGGCTGCTGCCCGCCGACCATACGAGGATGGCCTTCTCCTCGGAGTCCGCCTGCGCCAGGGCGGCGATGGTGCGGCCGTAGTTGTCCCGGAGATCCTGTTCGGTGTAACCTTCAATCACACCCGACATGACCAGGCTCAGGTCCAGGATGTCCACCCTGCGGTCGCCGTCCCGCCAGGACAGCGCCTCCTCGTACTGGGCAGCATGCCTCGGGTCCGCCGACGCCAGACGCTCGAGCGATCTGGGCTCGTAGGGGCCGCTGACCGTGGAAGTGGGGACGGCGAACATGGCGATGTCGGCGCCCCAGCCAACGCCGTGGCTGGAGATCCCCTGGTAGGGGTCTCCTTCAACGAGGCGGCTGCCCGCGGCGATGCTCGCCACCGCCGTACCTAACGAAAAGGCCTCCTCGCCGGTCTCGTCCGCCGCGTCGTCCAGGAATGTTTCCGTGACGGCTTTGTTTCCGGAGAACGCCGGGTGGTCGAGGTCGATGCCGGTGTTCAGGAACCCGATCGTCACCCCGGCGCCGGGTTCGGCGTCGGGACCCTCGACAACGTTCAGGTTGCCGTAGGCCGCGTCCGCCTTGATGTAGCCGAGCCCCCACTGGTTCTCATAGCCCGGATGCTCGCGGGACTCCTCGGCCGCCGCTGCCGCGGCCTCCTGGAATTCCTCCGGCTGGACGCAGCCGTCGTGGACGGGGAGGCATTCCTCCGGAGCCAGACGGGGATTGTCGCCGATGACGCCGCAGCCGGCGAGGACGAACAACAGGAACAGGGCGATGGGGAGGGTGAATGCCGCGACTCGTGCCATGCGGTAGTTGCTAACCCGAGCCGTTTTAAAAGTCCAGTTTTCCCGTCGTGTAAAACGGACACGGGTGGGTTTTCGTCAGAACGCCCGGCGCCAGCCGCCGAGGAAGGTCCACTCCGGGCCGGCGTCCCCGCGGTGGCCGGGCCGGTGGCTGTAAACCGCGCCCAGGCGAAGCTCGCCGTGCGAGCGGTCACGGCTCTTCGCCGATACCTGCTCCCAGGGCCGTCCACCGCGAGAAAGCCGCGGCCTGGCCCCGTCTGGCGCCACCCTCGTCCAGGACATTCCATACGGTGGCCTGCTCCACCAGGAAACGCCGGCCCGTCCGCGAGATGCGCACCCCGCGGTAATCGTCGACGAAGCCGTGGGTGGTCACCCGCCCCAGCATTCGCGCCCGCTCCTCCCGGTTCACCGGCTCGGCGGTAAGCCGCGAGGGGGTCGCCGTGAGCTGAGCCCAGGTCATCTCCCATAGATCCAGGGCCCGGCGGTTGCCGTAGTTGAGGATGGGATCGTCGGAGTCGAGGTGGGACACCACCACGAAGGGCGCGGAGAAGAGCCGGTCGCTCTGGGCCTGGATGTCGCCGCTACGGTCGATGAGCTCCCGCCTCAGCCACAAGGCGTAGCTGTCCAGCAGCCAGCGGATCCA from Deltaproteobacteria bacterium includes these protein-coding regions:
- a CDS encoding S8 family serine peptidase, which translates into the protein MVGSPALPSEPCVAVHDGDCVELEQFNEAAEAAAEESREHTGFWNQWGLTHINADEAYGNLSVLMGPDVEPGAGVTIGVLDTGIDLEHPSIAGNDNRKVTEEFTPGAIDETLSEAGLLSHGTAVASVAAGARTDSEIGHHGVAWGADLAVFALTLGSGDGVYRPVPVEALPTVDAEDAALYGQVFSWRDGDRKVDILNLSFGYQGLIDGYTEEDLRDNYATTLAALAQADSEEKVILVWAAGNSHGDACDSATVEFCPRDALNAVSVDINPGIPARIEELQGHSVAVVALSPNDGRIASFSNRCGIAADFCIAAPGEAIRSAYFGNISPRFSSRDYANLRGTSFAAPMVSGGLAIMKQLFRDQLSNTDLVARLFDTADRSGFYADPAIYGRGSMDLGAATSPVGVLEVPVGTSVGANGFRLLSTSISPGTAFGDGLRRSLGSREVMAVDRLGAPFWYRLGDFTGTAGGPSVAARLRSFLAEDPSRVGGESVTTQVRGRTDRGAGEESAGVSAYAEADESVHGGAQAGPGGEMAALSVHATRLEASSDVLGSHMSLAEGAVQATLAARGGVSAAAFTTKGLPGQRPTLGAALSWRRVGSPWGVRAGWIGEPKTLLGSVGEGGFGGLAADTSFLGVDARTDLGGWRIGANAEVGIVVPDARGGFVDGVSSLATSAFALHASRALAGAGAVRFSVSQPLRVERGRASMTVPVSRTKAGAVSYDALSAGLAPSGRQMDFSGEWLRPLPKGELRLGAVYSHRPGHRRGADPEVTFLGGWRWVF
- a CDS encoding MEKHLA domain-containing protein, with translation MDLDWIRWLLDSYALWLRRELIDRSGDIQAQSDRLFSAPFVVVSHLDSDDPILNYGNRRALDLWEMTWAQLTATPSRLTAEPVNREERARMLGRVTTHGFVDDYRGVRISRTGRRFLVEQATVWNVLDEGGARRGQAAAFSRWTALGAGIGEEP
- a CDS encoding S8 family serine peptidase, whose product is MARVAAFTLPIALFLLFVLAGCGVIGDNPRLAPEECLPVHDGCVQPEEFQEAAAAAAEESREHPGYENQWGLGYIKADAAYGNLNVVEGPDAEPGAGVTIGFLNTGIDLDHPAFSGNKAVTETFLDDAADETGEEAFSLGTAVASIAAGSRLVEGDPYQGISSHGVGWGADIAMFAVPTSTVSGPYEPRSLERLASADPRHAAQYEEALSWRDGDRRVDILDLSLVMSGVIEGYTEQDLRDNYGRTIAALAQADSEEKAILVWSAGSSHGRECAPSVTDNCRYGFLNAVSPNVLGGLAALIEELRGHSVAVVGVNQADGGLARFSNRCGIAADYCIAAPAMSMRFAYFGPSRGQAVRAYTVSSGNGFATAMVSGGLAVMKQVFRGQLSNTDLVTRLLETADDSGIYADRAFYGRGLMDLGAATSPVGVLEVPVEPSVGANGFRLSSTSISPGTALGDGLQRSLASREVMAVDRMGAPFWYRLGDFTDAGGGPSVTARLRGFLVPDPAWASRTGNVAASRGEAGTVEPLHTAREGAGPAGDTAPITLYAARLRPSSEVRGSHMSLAEGAVQATLAARSGVSAAAFTTKGQPGQRPTVGAALSWRRAGSPLGLRAGWIGEPKTLLGSVGEGAFGGLRADTSFLGVDAHTDLGGWRLGASAELGIVVPDVGGGWVDRVSSLATSAFALHAGRALAGAGAVRFSVSQPLRVERGRASLTVPVSRTTAGAVSYEPLSAGLSPSGRQMDFSGEWRRPLANGELRLGGVYSHRPGHRKDARPELTFLGGWRWAF
- a CDS encoding VOC family protein produces the protein MSSLAKDTRATLIPAIRYRDASAAIDWLCEAFGFERQLVVPGEGGVILHAQLVFGNGMFMLGSARDDEFGRLQQPLEDTGAPVSQSNYVIVSDVDAHHSRAVAAGAEIVMAPEDQDYGGRLYSCRDPEGNLWNFGSYDPWDEGA